A window from Canis aureus isolate CA01 chromosome 23, VMU_Caureus_v.1.0, whole genome shotgun sequence encodes these proteins:
- the LOC144295274 gene encoding olfactory receptor 5P76-like, with translation MDSLVDGNHTAVTGFILLGLTEDPVLRVILFMTILCIYLVTVSGNLSTIILIRFSSQLHHPMYFFLSHLALADLGYSSSVTPNMLINFLVERNMISYLGCAIQLGSVVFFGSSECFLLAAMAYDRFMAICNPLLYSTKMCTQVYVRLLTVTYLGGFLNACSFTISFSFLLFCGPNQVNHFFCDFAPLVKLSCSDNRIPAVVPSFTAGSIIVVTMCVIVISYICILITILKMSSTEGRHKAFSTCTSHLTVVTLFFGTITFIYVMPKSCYSTDQNKVVSLFYMVVVPMLNPLIYSLRNNEMKGALKRELGRKIFP, from the coding sequence ATGGATTCCCTGGTGGATGGGAACCACACTGCAGTGACAGGGTTCATTTTATTGGGCCTAACTGAGGACCCTGTCCTTCGAGTCATCCTCTTCATGACCATCCTCTGCATCTACCTGGTGACCGTATCTGGCAACCTTAGCACGATCATTCTGATCAGGTTCTCCTCTCAGCTCCACCaccccatgtatttttttctgagccaCTTGGCCTTGGCTGACCTAGGCTATTCCTCTTCTGTCACACCCAACATGCTTATAAACTTCCTGGTGGAGAGAAATATGATCTCCTATCTTGGATGTGCTATCCAGCTGGGTTCAGTTGTTTTCTTTGGGTCAAGTGAGTGCTTCCTTCTGGCTGCAATGGCATATGATCGCTTCATGGCCATCTGCAACCCACTGCTTTATTCAACCAAAATGTGCACACAGGTTTATGTTCGCCTACTCACAGTGACTTACCTAGGTGGTTTTCTCAATGCTTGCTCTTTcactatttccttctcttttttacttttctgtggACCAAATCAAGTCAAtcattttttctgtgattttgctCCTTTAGTTAAACTCTCCTGCTCTGATAATAGAATCCCTGCGGTTGTCCCCTCATTTACAGCTGGCTCCATCATTGTGGTCACGATGTGTGTCATAGTCATCTCCTATATCTGTATCCTCATCACCATCCTGAAGATGAGCTCCACTGAGGGACGCCACAAGGCCTTCTCCACCTGCACATCCCACCTCACAGTGGTGACTCTGTTCTTTGGGACCATTACATTCATTTATGTGATGCCCAAGTCCTGCTACTCGACTGACCAGAACAAGGTGGTGTCTTTGTTCTACATGGTGGTGGTCCCCATGTTGAACCCCCTCATCTATAGCCTCAGGAACAATGAGATGAAGGGGGCTCTGAAGAGAGAGCTtggcagaaaaatatttccttag
- the LOC144295275 gene encoding olfactory receptor 10T2-like, with the protein MGNHTTVSTFLLWGFSSFPDLQALLFVMIFFSHVTILAANVSVMVAIRLSHNLHTPMYFFLCGLSFSETCTTMAIIPRMLVDLLADCKTISLPECATQMFFFFGLAANNCFIMAAMSYDRYIAIHNPLHYPILMTHKICFQLLMASWMAGFLVSLCIVIIVFNLSFCDSNIIQHFFCDISPVVCLACDYTSHQEMAIFVLSAFVLVGSFVFIMMSYVFIVSTVVKMPSAKGRYKAFSTCSSHLTVVCIHYGFAGFVYLRPKDRDSFREDMLMAVTYTVLTPLLNPIVYSLRNKEMQTALRKVLGRTDRFIPQMVNKRTPHS; encoded by the coding sequence ATGGGCAATCATACCACAGTGAGCACATTCCTTCTGTGGGGGTTTTCCAGTTTCCCAGACTTGCAGGCTCTCCTCTTTGTGATGATTTTCTTCTCCCATGTGACCATCCTAGCCGCAAATGTGTCCGTAATGGTGGCCATCAGGCTCAGTCACAACCTTCACACCCCTATGTACTTTTTCCTCTGCGGCCTGTCCTTTTCAGAAACGTGTACCACGATGGCAATCATACCCCGCATGTTAGTGGACTTGCTAGCAGACTGCAAGACCATTTCTCTTCCTGAGTGTGCCACAcagatgtttttcttctttggcttAGCAGCCAATAATTGCTTCATCATGGCTGCCATGTCCTATGACCGTTATATTGCCATTCACAACCCGCTGCACTACCCCATCTTGATGACCCATAAGATCTGCTTTCAGCTCCTCATGGCCTCTTGGATGGCTGGGTTCCTGGTTTCTCTGTGCATCGTCATCATTGTATTCaacttgtctttctgtgactcCAACATCATCCAGCACTTCTTCTGTGATATCTCACCTGTGGTCTGCCTTGCCTGTGATTACACCTCCCATCAAGAAATGGCTATTTTTGTGCTCTCTGCCTTTGTGTTGGTGGGCAGCTTTGTCTTCATTATGATGTCCTATGTCTTCATTGTGTCCACCGTTGTGAAGATGCCCTCTGCCAAGGGGAGGTATAAGGCCTTTTCCACTTGCTCCTCCCACCTCACTGTGGTGTGCATACACTATGGATTTGCTGGCTttgtctacttgaggcccaaggaCAGGGACTCGTTCCGTGAGGACATGCTGATGGCTGTCACATATACGGTGCTGACCCCTCTGCTTAACCCGATTGTTTATAGtctcagaaacaaagaaatgcaGACTGCCCTAAGGAAGGTGCTAGGCAGGACAGATAGGTTCATCCCTCAGATGGTGAATAAACGAACACCGCACAGTTAA